ctgccaaaatgaaaaaataataaatggctCTGTAACTTGACGTGTTTGAAAACAGATGATGGAAGACTTGGTCAAAAGTGAAACAGGAGTAAGTGTCAGACTGGTAACAGAGCAAGTGAATATGTCCTTAGAAATCTTGGCTTTGCAGATGTACAATAAAGAATGGCTATGGAGAGCTGCATTTGACAAATGGCTTAAATAGGTGACTCAGCGGTTTAGATGTTACAATAAATCTAACAATCTTGCTCTGTTGTTTTTAGTACTGGAGTCTAGTGTTAATAGCTGTTACATGCCTTACTTTCTGATTATTGCAGGTGCCTTCGCTTGCAAGATGGTTCCATTTGTTCAGTCCACTGCTATTGTAACTGAGATTCTTACCATGACCTGCATTGCtgtggaaagacaccagggaATTGTGCATCCACTAAAAATGAAGTGGCAGTACACCAACAAAAGAGCTTTCACCATGCTTGGTAAGATTTTAAGCATCTCCAGTAATTGTGTGTGCGAAGTGATCTTCAGTGTGGGTCCACAGAAGGCAGTGATGTGACCAGTGATTCAGAGGCAGAGTTAATTGACCTTTATAAAATAGCTCAAGGATAGTGCCTACAAGTAAGTTATTCACTAGCCAAAACTCTCACAAGGCACTTAGCATCTGAAGTCAAAAATGTACTTAACAAAGATGAACCTTTAGcagccatttctttttttttttttttcaggaaaagctCAAAATGTGCAAGCACTGCTTAAGAAGCGTCACAGGGAAATGACCCTTCCATTGTTACACAAAGAGGTTTATGTAATGCTCCTTATGCAGATTAAGTGCTTTTCCCTGTGGAATAGCAATAAATAGAGGTAGTTTGAGACACAGGAAGCTGATGTCAAAAGAGCATGCTGTTTCTGATCTGAGTCTTGACTGATGAGTGCCTCATAGAAAACTTTATtatttgctgcagttttctaCCTTGCCTGACTTTTCAAAGCTGTTGAACTGTGCCTAGCAAATCCTGCTCGTTGGACcaagtatgaaaaaaatgtctttgtttaCAGGCATAGTCTGGGTGCTGGCTCTCATTGTTGGGTCGCCCATGTGGTACGTGCAGCGGCTTGAGGTAGGTTAGGTCAAATGGGGGTTTGCTTATTCAACTCAGTTCTTGCTGCATCTTCCTGTACCTTTAGGTGAAATTGAATCAACTCCTGTGAAACCAGAGGGGGATAAGGGAGGGAGGTGGAGCTTTGGTTCTGCATGCCAGCCTGGGAAAAGGATAAGGATTAGAGCTTGCATGCACTGTGGAAGAGGGAATACAAGCAGGGACTAGTCATGCCTACTGTCCCTAATTACATCCAAGAAGAGTTAATTACATCTGTGACTTCCACTGTGGATTTCTTTTGCACTGGCACACAGGAATAGAGGACCTAGATTGTTGTTTCAGGATGACACAATGCTCCCCAACATCTGGAAGGTGCTTAGTTTAGGATTAATTAGCTGCTCATTATAGTTGATGAGTTACCACACATGTTTGGAGGTTAGGCAGAAGACTTGGCAGAATCTGCTGCTTGTGAATCTGAATGTTGATAATCTTCTTGTTTTTTAACGTGAGGTTTCTATACATCCATCTTGACTTGCAAAATGTGTAGGCAAGGTCTCCTTTGAAGTGCAAATCAGAGCATCTCCCTGCCTTTTTGTCAATTTGGATTGAACCCAATATTTGATTGGAAAAGTGCTTGAAAGCCTTTTGTCACTCTGAAAAACCTGTTGAATTTTGGTTGTTCCCTTAAGAGCAAGGAATATCTGAATGTGCTTGGGTTGTACACTTGGGATAAACACCTGGGTGACTCATCTTTTTTGCATTTGTTACAGGTTAAATATGACTTTCTATATGAGAAAGTGCATGTTTGCTGCTTGGAAGAATGGGCCAGTCCCATTTATCAGAAGATCTATACGACCTTTATTCTTGTTATactcttccttcttccactGATGCTGATGCTCTTTTTGTACACTAAAATTGGCTATGAACTCTGGATTAAGAAACGAGTGGGAGATGCTTCAGTTCTTCAAACCATTCATGGCAGTGAAATGTCTAAAATATCAAGGTTTGTAAGCAAAATACACTTGGAACTTTGACTTCTAGAAAgcttttttcctgacttttttaTTCCTCCTGAATAGAGTTGAAAATGCCTTGCAAGACATGCTACTGTCATGCTGCAAAGTGCTCTGCTGtcccaaaaaagagaaataaagtgCTAGGTTTATATGatgatacatttttttctttccaagggGATTGTGTACTTCTGAGCTTTCCTTGAGGGTTTTATTTGAATCTGCAGCCATCAGAACACAGTCAGAGATGTAACTGGAAGAGAGATATGTAACTGCCAGCCAGTTCCCAGTGACTCAGTGTGGAATTCTTGGTGCAATTTCAGGAAGAAGAAGCGAGCAATTGTTATGATGGTGACAGTGGTGTTTCTCTTTGCAGTCTGTTGGGCCCCTTTCCATGTGATTCACATGATGATGGAGTACAGTGAGTACCTGCCATATGTCATGGAATAGTctgaggttttgggttttttgtttttttttagtaatgGGACTTGCAATTGTGAAAAGCTAATGATGCTGAAGCATTCAGCTCTAAAATACCTTCAGATAGCAAAGGCTGATGTTCTGCTTTAAGGAAAAACAGGAGTATTAGAGGGGTGAGCATCTCTGTgtagtttctttttcttgtcatGTCTGTTATGCTGCCCTCATTTGGTGAAAGGTCAAAAGGCCTTGGCTGGAAGGTATAAGTTATTTCTGAGCATAAAGCATCTTGaagtttttaattatatttaatttaacttAACTGTTTTGAGTTACACTTGCAATGAAATATTTATCCCTTTTATTGTGGTAGGCATATTGGAAATATAAATACTGGACATCACAGTGATGATATCCAATGAATCCAGCTGGAGTTCTTCAGTGCTCTTTGCTGGAAATGCCCTCAATGCTTTTGTGTTGGCTTTTTTGCTATTTGCCTTATTCTCTGGGGTCTTGCACTGTTCACCTCCCACCTCCTCCATggatgctggagcaggaacAAGAGGAAATTTTCAGTAGTTGTACTCTACTTGCTAAAGGCAAGTAGAGTTCCTTTGTCTCCTATCACAAAAAAGATTGTAGCAGATAAATCAATAGTTCGGCCAGGCAGCTTTTTTTGGCTCATAGatttactttgttttgattCTGTTACTGCCTACATACAAAGCAGGACTGTGTGATAGATCTTGATTTTATCTTGTTGAGGGAACTCAATTGCTAATGTTAAGAGCTTCCAGCATGGgtttttgttgattttaaacaaaaaacatctAATGCCAAACTGGATATAAACAGGCTAAGTAGTAAGCATTTATGACATTGTGTACTTAGAACatatttctcttctcctctccaggtaATTTTGAGAAGGAGTATGATGATGTGACAATCAAAATGATTTTTGCGATTGTCCAGATCATAGGATTCTTCAATTCTATTTGCAACCCTATTGTGTATGCTTTCATGAACGAGAACtttaagaaaaattttctgtctgccctcTGCTTCTGCATTATGAAAGACAACACATCCCCAGGCAAGCAGCTTGGGAACTCAGGAATTACCATGAGGAGGAAAAAGCCAAGTGCATCTCAGACAGATCCCATGGATTCGGAcgaaggcaggagggaggcatTCAGTGACGGCAACATCGAGGTCAAGTTCTGTGATCAGCCAGCTTCCAAAAGGAATTTGAAAAGGCACCTGGTCCTGTTCAGCTCTGAGCTTACTGTGCACTCTGCAGTAGGAAATGGATAGTAGCATCACAAGGGGTTTGGGAATGCAGAAGTCCTTCTCTTTATCATCATTACAATAAGCCATTTAAAAGAGTTTGCTGCTTTGTATGCTGAAATGAGGGAGGGAAAATGATGTCTGGACTCTTAGAGTGTTGGGATAGTGACTGAGAAagtgtaatatttattttataatgatGAGGAGTAAGACTTTGGAAAAGAACATTACTGTGTgatttccaggagaaaaaaatttcctcctGACCTAATTTAGGGCATGTCTGCCCTCTGCTTTAGATAAACCAAACAACTGCTGCTTGCTCCATTTATTCTGTGTCTGGACTGTGCACAGCTGATACCAGAAGACAGGAACTATGGACAGAACGTGCATCTTTTTGGGACAACTGACATGGGGATGACATTGTAGGAtctgctttctgcagctttgAGTACAGAGCAGCTTCAGATCTGAGTTCAGGAAAGATGGAGACTGAGGTGCAATTGCgttttagaaaaaagaaaggaaatataaaagTTATCCAGAACATGACTCTGAAGAAATGTAAGATTTAAACATCACATGCATGTTCAGATTTGTTAAGAGGAAGCATATTAGTAATTAACAATGCATGCATAATTACTGTGCTGTTGTTTACAGGTTCATTCTTGGGTAcaaatttaaatgccattgtGCTGCCCTGCAAACTGCATTGTTCTGCTGGAAAATGGAGAAGCTGGAAAAGTGCTGTACAGGAGAGTGCAGATGCAGGAGGTGTGGTCTGTAGAGTAAACACTGAATTGAACTTCCAGTCATGCTTGGGCATGTGACTCTCAGGTTGAAAGGATGGTGTTGCCATTTTCTGGAGGGTTATAGGGGCATGATCCAGAGCATGTTGGGACTTCACAGAAGACTTTCAATGGAATATCATGGTCTGTTGGCCAGACACTTCTCTGAGGACATGCTTATATTTTTGTCTGTCCATCATCTCCAAAGGGGATTAATTGCTGTCTGACAACTCGGCCAGTGCTTTGTTATTTTAGGCTTCACAGTAAATTCTGGGGTTGATATCCATATAAATTCTAAATGTTTTTGCTCTCAGTGGGCCAAACCGCAAAATTGCAAAGGTATGTTTGCAAATGTGGGACTGGGGGGGGAGAAGTGTGATCTGAACTGGTACACTGGGATCTGGTACACTGAGATTCCATAAATGAGGCCTTGAAATTCAGAACTGGCCACTCCAGCTGAGGTTAGGTTGTATCCTTTACCAGGCTGTAAAATATCAGTGCTCTCTTCTGTCACCCCTTGCCTCACCTATGGGACCTTGAATGCTGCCTTGGCAGTCAATTTAAGATTCTTTTACATTGCTACTTTACACTTCATTGTAAATGAAAACTTAGGGTAAAATATCCTTGTATAATTTGGATGTAATCTCATCCTTCTGTAGTGTCTGCAGATTGCAATGGGTTTGTGACACTCTTTGTTTAcatgtgtattttttatattctatatGATACAGACTCTTGTGCAATGTCAGAAAGCTCCTGACTTGTCCTGAGGGCCAGGAATTAAGAGCTTAATGGGTTATTATCATAGTTTTCCTCAGCAGATGTAAAGTTTAACTGTCTGATGGTGAGAGCTATGTGTTTGGATAGAATGTGTGACtgaaaactaatttattttaagctatttatttatttgcactGCTAATTTCAGTGGCAGGTTTTAACAAGCATTTAACCAGAACTTCAAGTAtcttatgtttttgttttgtcttcccTGCTTCTGTTGTCTGATAAAACTGTTGTGTCAATGAATAACTGCTGTAGTATTAAGTTTATGTTCATTAAAGTTCCTTTATGGCTTTGTTGGTGCTGTTTTGCACTAGGGGATATCTGCTGTAAACTTCACTTGGAGTCTCTCTTTGTTTGAAGATGGATTTGAGCTTATCTGTGCCTCTTTAGTGATGAAATTGCAGTCCTATTACAGgtgccagctgctcctgtgaTCCTGAGAGCTGTGATTTAAAGGACTTGACAAAATAAggtgagaaagaagaagaatcGTCCAATGTCTTGGTAGAACtgataaatatttcagcataGATGTATGGAGCTATGGTTAGATTAAATATAAActtataatttctttctttgataaaattaaagagaaaattcttttaTTCTCAGCTGCAAGGGGCTAAGTCTTTAGGTTGCAGTGAGAAGATGCCAGGGACTGACAGGCTGATGAAGACAGGAGCCTCAAAGGACACATTCAACTGAACAGGGACTGTGGAAATGGAATGGATGAGGAAAAAGTGTCAGATGTGTCAGCTTGTTCAACTGATACCAGATTATTAACAAGGAAAATAGCAAGTAGAAGGGACTCAACCCTCTCAGTAATTTCAGagtagcaattaaaaaaaactcccAATATCAGCCTGTTCCAAGGAATAACCAATTGCCAATGGCTGCCAAAGCAGCAGAGGTGTGTGATGTGCCTGCACCCAGGGAGTAAGTACAGAAATTCTCAGCCTGGAGATGTGTTAGCCCTGTCTGTGTGCTGATGACAGGATTGGCTCACGTGCAGTGGTTGcatgtgctgctggcagaagcCATTGAAACAAGTGATCCAGCAGAGTGAAAAGGACACCTGAGAAATCAGAGAAATACATTGCAGAGGAGACCTAGATTATTATtgctaagggaaaaaaaaaaagaaggaataagtagaagaaaggatttaggAGATCTGTTCACTTGGAGAGATGGGAGAGGAAGATAATCATGGCAagctatatttttatatcagttAGAGTTGATCTGAGTGTTTGAAAAGTTGGGAGAGTTTAGGCACTGTGTTCAAAGAGCAGTTCTGTGAACAGAAGAGCATCTCATTGCACAGGGCAAAAGGCTGGGAAGAGTGGAAGCTGGCCCTCTTGGTGCCTCTCCAGGTGGGAGCAGTGGAAGGGACCAGGAGCTTCGCCAGCCTGAGGAGGAGACAGGTAAATGTGGATTTAATGGACACTGAAGAGGTTAGATTGTGTATATCCCTTCAGAAACACTGACATAACAACCTCTGTATTTGTGTCTCTACTCCAAGTCCTGCTTTGCCTCTCAAAACTGGCTCCCAGGAGTACTGCTGCATGTTCAAGCTATCATGAGCGTCCTCTGTTGAAGCTCCAGTGAAGCTGATGGATtatgaagttattttaaatgctCTGGTGTGGTTTGAGATGAAGGCTCACATGCTGGTTTATTATCAGGGTTAAATCTCTGCCCAACTCCTCATCCACATCAGTGCAACAAAACCTGCTCAgtcaaaagcagcagcacctggtTCCTTTCATTCCAAAAAACACAGACTCACAGCCTTACAAGTTAGGCTCACACAATGTTTGTTTTGCTACAAAAGTGCAGGCCTACAAGCCAGGGTTGTTTTTCAGAAGGTTAAAGGGTGTTTGTATGTACTTTATGCATtcataaaagaagaaatctaGGAGAGATACAAACAAACTTCTACAAATTGCATCTCTGCCCTGTAGGGTGCTTAAAACACCAACCAAGACTTGAAAAGATGTCTTGCTGCCTGAAAAAGGTTGAATTTTGTTTCTCAGCCTCCTGTGGAGTAATACAAAGCTTTCTATGAAAAGTTCTTAtttccttgcattttctttttgtttccccACAAAGCAGAAACCTCTGCTTATTTCTCATTCTTTGGTGAAAAAATCATAAAACGTTTTCCCCAAACATATTGTGGAATATATTCAGTTTATGATAGGGACTGTCCTAAAAAGACATGTGCTTGtattgaaaagcttttttccattAGCACTTCTTAGatgaaaatgtctttattttttaaaccttcTGTTGAAATCTCTTGACAGCATTCTAGCTTTTATTTGCTCTTTCCAATGCCATCACTAATTTTTTCTAAGTTAATTTGACCAGGGTTTCTCAGGACTCACTCTCCTCAGGTGAATTTACTGTTCCCTTCAGCATGGccctttttttctctatctCTAAtcttttccatgctttattaAATTGTATGGTCTTACACCATCTTTCCCCATGCTCCTGAGCAAAGccttaattaatttatttaaaatttatggCACAGTCTCCATAAATCTCTTGTTACATCTTGGAAATTCATAATAAAGCTTTCAGATTCCAGAGCTTTTTCAGTGCTCTGGGATATGATTTGTAAATCCATTTCATTTTCCCATCTGAAATAGGCATCTTTGCTATTTGCATTTATGCCACCTTTATAAATATTCTAATGTATGGACATGGAACTGCTGCAGGATCAGGGCTAGTTCTCCTGTGCACAGGAGCAGGTGCaatcttaatttcattttctgcctcAACAGTTTGCTCAAGCAAAAATTAGTCAGGGTTGAACTGTATTTTCCAGTGTTGACAAATAAATTCTTCACTGACTTAATAAAGCACAAGTGCACTTACTTACAGATCCATCACACTGGAGGGGAAAAAGATTTCAAatcttctagaaaaaaaaatcctaaataatCTTTCTACTTGTGAAATAAAAAGGTCAGCATGATTGGGATTTTTGCAAATCCTTCCTGATTACTCTTTAAGGTGTCTTTCCCTATTGCCCAGACTCTGCTGTGTAGGATGAAAAAGCTGCTGACTGGAGTGTGTGGGAAGAGGCTGAATTATGGTTCTCAAATTGTatctgggctgctctgctctgcttgttGGCGTCCCTGGCAACCTTCTGCTTTCACCGTGTCACTGAACTCTGCAGCTGTCTCTGCTTAAGGTCCCTCTTTTCCCAACAACTTAACTTGGTTTAGTGGAAAGCTGAGCTTTGATTTCTGCCATTTGCCTTGCTCCTTTTTTACATCTCAGtgatttgttttactttttcactcttgactttttttttcccccttttgctTTCCCTGAAGCAGCTCCTTGTGACCTTATCTCTTTTATACAGTTTAGAATAACCAGGTAATGAATTTTGAGAGCAAAGTGAAGCAGCCCTGAGGTTCAGAACTTTTATTCCATCAAGCCAGATTATCAGATTACAAACTGCATTTCCAGTCCTTATTTCAGGCACCCTTAGAAAGACCTTGCCCACTCTACTGGTTACATTAGGCTTGCATGtgtatattttttatatttttctgagtTGACTTTATACGTTGACATGTTATTTCTCAGGCTGTTTATTGGCATATTTCCATCTTAATACTTCTTTCTTTGACTTTCCAAGTTTCTGATTCCTAGCAAGTGGAGCTCTCAGTAATGttccagctgcactgggagagttggggttttttttgctttaaataacaAGCATAGATGTCAGTCTTTATTGTACAAATGACAGCTAAACTATGGCTTATAAAAAGGTCCAGTAACTTTCTTCTGGTAGTCTGACAACTCTGTGCAGTGCCTTTTGTGTATGTT
The window above is part of the Molothrus ater isolate BHLD 08-10-18 breed brown headed cowbird chromosome 4, BPBGC_Mater_1.1, whole genome shotgun sequence genome. Proteins encoded here:
- the QRFPR gene encoding pyroglutamylated RF-amide peptide receptor isoform X1, giving the protein MRSLNITPEQFAQLLRDNNVTREQFIALYGLQPLVYIPELPGRTKVAFVLICVLIFALALFGNCLVLYVVTRSKAMRTVTNIFICSLALSDLFIAFFCVPFTMLQNISSNWLGGAFACKMVPFVQSTAIVTEILTMTCIAVERHQGIVHPLKMKWQYTNKRAFTMLGIVWVLALIVGSPMWYVQRLEVKYDFLYEKVHVCCLEEWASPIYQKIYTTFILVILFLLPLMLMLFLYTKIGYELWIKKRVGDASVLQTIHGSEMSKISRKKKRAIVMMVTVVFLFAVCWAPFHVIHMMMEYSNFEKEYDDVTIKMIFAIVQIIGFFNSICNPIVYAFMNENFKKNFLSALCFCIMKDNTSPGKQLGNSGITMRRKKPSASQTDPMDSDEGRREAFSDGNIEVKFCDQPASKRNLKRHLVLFSSELTVHSAVGNG
- the QRFPR gene encoding pyroglutamylated RF-amide peptide receptor isoform X2, which encodes MRSLNITPEQFAQLLRDNNVTREQFIALYGLQPLVYIPELPGRTKVAFVLICVLIFALALFGNCLVLYVVTRSKAMRTVTNIFICSLALSDLFIAFFCVPFTMLQNISSNWLGGAFACKMVPFVQSTAIVTEILTMTCIAVERHQGIVHPLKMKWQYTNKRAFTMLGIVWVLALIVGSPMWYVQRLEVKYDFLYEKVHVCCLEEWASPIYQKIYTTFILVILFLLPLMLMLFLYTKIGYELWIKKRVGDASVLQTIHGSEMSKISSLLGPFPCDSHDDGVQ